The nucleotide sequence TTGGTTTTCCCGGTGCCATGCCCTGCTTTGATAAAAATTAACTGCTCTGGACTCAGATCAATGGTTCTTGGGTTGATGCTGTCTGTGATCCGGTGATATTGAGTCCCCAGAGACTGGATCAACTTTGGTGAAAACGAATCATTCTGACGAACGACGTCCAGTTGTTGCTGACGATAGCCGTACAGTTTATGGGACAGGGCTTTCAGCGTGTCAGGATGCACACAGAACCGACAGGCCATGTTGATTGCATCCATCATTTGCTGCTCAGACAGCCGGGCTGGCACCAGATGGTGGAACCGCTGAATGATTTTCAGGGCAGCACTGACGGCCTGAACTGGGCATTCAGAACAAACCGATTGCAAAGTACCTATGGCCTGCTTGAAATTCTGCTCACTGATTCTGTCTGAAAGCAGTGAATTTGTTGTGACGGTTTGCAGGTCAACCGGAACCAGTGGTGGTCGTGCAGGTTGTAATAGTTGCTGTTTAAGAGCGGCTAATCCTTCACGCTGTCGTACATCACTCCAGTCATCGCCAAACTGCTCAGGTACAAGCCATTGGTAGCCCGTTCGCTGGCAGGCAAAGATTCCTGGCAGGTCGTGGTCCAGTGCGACCACCCACTGATTTTTCAGGTGCGGCCACTGCTCTGTTAGCTGCGACACTATGGACGCGGCATTGTTCTCTCCAACAATACTTATGACGGGTTCACCTGTTGCCAGATAAACGCTGACACTATCGGCTACCCCTCCCACGATTCTTACTGTACCTAAATAGTCAGGCAGCTCTGCAATACTCATCCCCACCAGAGCAAAACCCTTTGAAGTCTGGGTATGGCGGGTGACTTTTTTGTTGTCACTTGGACTGAAACGTTCCGGACATCGTTTATGTAATACGCTCCTTGGGTATATCCGTTCATAGCCGCATAACTGTCCCTGTGTATTCATCAGTGGGTATTCGAGGCATTCTCCGTACCACTGGTCCTGGGTAATTCTCAGTCCCACCAGTTGTTGCATCAATTCCAGGCTGAGCTGTTTTTCCTGTAGGTAGCCTGTGGGGTCAGTGCATAAAATGCTGTCTTGTGGAGTGGTGAGGAAACGGGCTTGCTGAAAAGTATTGTTGGATAGCTGGGAGGCTGCGGGCATGATGCACACAGAAAACTGAAGCTGAAAATGGTTATAGTGGTGTAAAATTTGATCTTAATTAATCAGTTGCTTTTGTGTTGAAAAGCAGCTGGCTAACTGAGCAGGACAATCTAGAATAGATCATGTTAAAAACTCCAAAATTTATGTCAGAGCCATAATTCAGCTATATTTAGCAGGAGCTGAAAAGTGGCTTTGACGGCAACGATGAGTCGAAATCAGCTTAACCGCAGACAAGTGGCTCCACCCACTTGTCTGCTCTTCCTCAAGTAAATGTTTAGCACAGGCATTTTATAGCTACCTGAATTTTGTACTAGAACTTTTGTTCTGATTTCATGAGCCCCTACAAAACCAGCAGCCTCATGCCCTTGCCCGTACTAATTTACAGTGAGGAACCATACATGGATATTAATAATACTGACCGGAAGAAGATGGATAACTCCGGTGATATGCATGCCATTCTCAATCTTGATCATCAATTCTGTTATGTAAACCCAGCTTGGTATAACTGGTATGACCTTAACGCAAAACAATTTGATGCTGTCAGCAGGCATTATTCTGCAATTCCTAACAAAATCTTTGAGTGCTGTTCGGATCGGTTTGAAGTTCAGGACAATCGAACTATTGTATCCAGGCAGGCTGTTTCTACTTTTGGCGTACATTATTGTAAATATCACAAGGGCTATCGTGCGAGCATTTGTACGATCTCACCGATAATAAAAAATGATTTGGTCATTGGTTTGAATGGTCATGCAAAACTGTTATCCCGCATTTTTATAGAAAAGCAGAAAAAGATACAAGCTGAGTATAAAATAACTCTGTCCGATATGGTTATGACTATTGGATCACCAGATGGTATTGGTGATGCAATGTTTACTAGCCTGTTTCTATACCTTATAGGGTTTAATGAAAAACAGATTGCATATATTCGCAACAAAAGCATTAGAACAATATACGCACAACTCGACACTTTGAAATTCAAGTTAAATGTTGACAATAAAGAACAGCTAAAAGAGTTCGCTATTCAAAAACAATGGTATCTTTATTTGCCTAAAGATCTGACAGGAAAAGAGCTATGCATGATTATCTAGATGATTACAAAACTATTTTAAATATAATTATGACCGTTCCGTATGCAGTAATAGCTACAACAGGAAAGAATGGTAACCCCTGGAACACACCCGTCCATGTTGCCATTGATGATCAATTTAATTTTTATTGGGCATCCACCAAAAATTCTGTACATTCTCTAAACATACAGGATAATACTAACGTTTTCATTGTAGTATTTGACTCATCAGATTCGTTATATGAAGGAAAAGGACTTTATATACAAGGCATAGCAAGAGAAATTACTGACAATGACGAGCTTGAATTCTCCAAAGAGTGCATGAGAAAAACTATAAGTCCTGAAAAGTTAGTTCGCAGTTCCAAACCTTTCATATCAAAGAGAAAAATGTTTATCGCAGAGCCAACTCAACTTTGGATTAATGATGCTGTATTCACTGAAGAAGGAAGACTTGTAGAAGACTTCCGTCGCCAAATAGATATAAAAAAACTCGTCGATTATAAAAAGCAAAATCCCTAAATACATGATAATTTAAAGTCCCACTTTGACAACCTTGAGAGAATTTCTTTTGCTTTGTTAACATTTTTATCTTGGATAGAACAACTCAAAATTTCAGTTAGCTTCTTCAATTCCTGCACTTCAGAATTTTCTAACTCATCAATCACATCATCTTTTTTTAACAATTTGGTGTACAGATTCAATGCATTATTAGAAATATAAAGATAATGATAAACTTTCTCCATGGATGCTACATCCCCTACAAAATCAACCTCAGTATCAACTGCTAACATGCTTGTCAGCTTAACCACTTTTAGTCCTTTTGGTGATAAAATAAATTCGGTATAGCCATTTGTATCAATTTTTATAACTAATTTACACTGATAGATGACACCATACTCCCCTCGCCATCTAATATTAATAGATGGCGTAATTCCTGCATTATCATTAATTGGCCATAAAAATACTTTGACCCCACTCTCCTGGTATAAAAATGAAAATGAATAACTAACCCTTATAGGCAATTTATCCCCTGGGCATGCCAGAACTTTCAGCAAACCAGAAAAATACTCAACAGCTATATATTCTTTTAATTTATTCATAAACCTCTCATCCATTACACATAATTTGTTTCTTATTTCTTATCAATCCGAACAACAGATATCCCAGAAAAACCACGAAGATATTTACAAAACCTGAATAAAAGCAAATGAAATTATATTTGTCAGAAAGATATGACAAAAAAGTAAAAGCTATTAGCAACAGACTCAACAAGCATTCTTGCCAGCAGTAGTCATTA is from Endozoicomonas gorgoniicola and encodes:
- a CDS encoding pyridoxamine 5'-phosphate oxidase family protein produces the protein MHDYLDDYKTILNIIMTVPYAVIATTGKNGNPWNTPVHVAIDDQFNFYWASTKNSVHSLNIQDNTNVFIVVFDSSDSLYEGKGLYIQGIAREITDNDELEFSKECMRKTISPEKLVRSSKPFISKRKMFIAEPTQLWINDAVFTEEGRLVEDFRRQIDIKKLVDYKKQNP
- a CDS encoding helix-turn-helix transcriptional regulator, which gives rise to MDINNTDRKKMDNSGDMHAILNLDHQFCYVNPAWYNWYDLNAKQFDAVSRHYSAIPNKIFECCSDRFEVQDNRTIVSRQAVSTFGVHYCKYHKGYRASICTISPIIKNDLVIGLNGHAKLLSRIFIEKQKKIQAEYKITLSDMVMTIGSPDGIGDAMFTSLFLYLIGFNEKQIAYIRNKSIRTIYAQLDTLKFKLNVDNKEQLKEFAIQKQWYLYLPKDLTGKELCMII